In a genomic window of Pseudomonas oryzihabitans:
- the ligA gene encoding NAD-dependent DNA ligase LigA has product MTDAQNAVTRIAALRSEIDAHNYRYYVLDEPSVPDAEYDRLFGELKALEAEHPELVTPDSPTQRVSGSALAAFGTIRHEVPMLSLGNAFADENLQDFDRSVGKRLREEFGETDFAGPDSGVEYTCEPKLDGLAVSLLYEEGLLVRGATRGDGTTGEDITANVRTIRNVPLRLQGEGWPRVLEVRGEVFMSRAGFEALNARAMESGGKTFANPRNAAAGSLRQLDSRITAQRPLEFCCYGFGRVEGGDLPDTQYDILQQLKEWGIPISRELRKVQGAEGCRAYYEDIGRRRDALAYEIDGVVYKVNRLDWQGELGFRAREPRWALAHKFPAREELTELLNVEFQVGRTGAITPVARLKPVQVAGVTVTNATLHNMDEIARLGVMIGDSVIVRRAGDVIPQIMQVVPERRPADARPVEIPTHCPVCGSAVERTQLVKRGKGKESVSEGAVYRCVGRLACQAQLKQAIIHFASRRAMDIDGLGDRIVEQLVDRGLVKSPADLYTLTYEQVVELEGFAEVSSRNLLAAIDASRTPSLARFIFALGIPEVGEETAKRLARALGSLQRIREALPEVLVYLPDIGPEVAFEIHNFFQSEHNRDVLEALLANGIQLADEGEVHAEFSGYAAFADFLDQLHIPYLGKTGAKTLAAAFPSLAALIKGSQDWLTFKTLSGLNERAKQGLREYFAAPDKVAKALAIEAQLKAFGMHWESTRQAVQGLPFAGQTWVLTGTLEAMSRDEAKERLEALGAKVSGSVSAKTAVVVAGPGAGSKLTKATELGVKVLDEAAFLQILEAQGGR; this is encoded by the coding sequence ATGACCGACGCCCAGAATGCCGTCACCCGCATCGCTGCCCTGCGCAGCGAGATCGACGCCCACAACTACCGGTATTACGTGCTGGACGAGCCGAGCGTGCCCGATGCCGAGTACGACCGCCTGTTCGGCGAGCTCAAAGCGCTGGAGGCCGAGCATCCCGAGTTGGTGACGCCCGACTCGCCGACCCAGAGGGTCAGCGGCTCGGCCCTGGCGGCCTTTGGCACCATCCGGCACGAGGTGCCCATGCTCAGCCTGGGCAACGCCTTCGCCGACGAGAATCTGCAGGATTTCGACCGCAGCGTGGGCAAGCGCCTGCGTGAGGAGTTCGGCGAGACCGACTTCGCCGGGCCGGATTCGGGTGTGGAATACACCTGCGAGCCCAAGCTCGACGGTCTGGCCGTCAGCCTGCTCTACGAAGAAGGCCTGCTGGTGCGGGGCGCCACCCGCGGCGACGGCACCACCGGTGAAGACATCACCGCCAACGTACGCACCATTCGCAATGTGCCGCTGCGCCTGCAGGGCGAAGGCTGGCCACGAGTGTTGGAGGTGCGCGGTGAGGTGTTCATGTCCCGCGCCGGTTTCGAAGCGTTGAACGCCCGGGCCATGGAAAGCGGCGGCAAGACCTTCGCCAATCCACGCAATGCCGCGGCCGGTAGCCTGCGCCAGTTGGATTCGCGCATCACTGCCCAGCGGCCGCTGGAGTTCTGCTGCTACGGTTTCGGGCGCGTCGAGGGCGGCGATCTGCCGGACACCCAGTACGATATCCTCCAGCAGCTAAAGGAGTGGGGCATTCCCATCAGCCGCGAGCTGCGCAAGGTACAGGGCGCGGAAGGCTGCCGCGCCTACTATGAGGACATCGGGCGGCGCCGCGATGCCCTGGCCTACGAGATCGATGGCGTGGTCTACAAGGTCAATCGCCTGGATTGGCAAGGCGAACTGGGCTTTCGCGCGCGCGAGCCGCGCTGGGCCCTGGCCCACAAGTTTCCCGCCCGGGAAGAGCTGACCGAGCTACTCAACGTCGAATTCCAGGTGGGCCGTACCGGTGCCATCACCCCCGTGGCCCGTCTCAAGCCGGTGCAGGTAGCGGGCGTGACCGTGACCAACGCCACCCTGCACAACATGGACGAGATCGCCCGCCTGGGCGTGATGATCGGTGACAGCGTCATCGTCCGCCGCGCCGGGGACGTCATCCCGCAGATCATGCAGGTGGTACCTGAGCGGCGGCCGGCGGATGCCCGGCCAGTAGAGATTCCTACCCATTGCCCGGTGTGTGGGTCGGCGGTGGAGCGCACCCAGTTGGTGAAGCGCGGTAAGGGCAAGGAGTCGGTGAGCGAGGGTGCGGTCTATCGCTGCGTCGGTCGCCTGGCCTGCCAGGCCCAGCTCAAGCAGGCGATCATCCATTTCGCCTCGCGCCGGGCCATGGATATCGATGGCCTGGGTGATCGTATCGTCGAGCAACTGGTGGATCGCGGACTGGTGAAGTCGCCCGCCGACCTCTACACCCTGACCTACGAGCAGGTCGTCGAGCTCGAAGGTTTCGCGGAGGTGTCGAGCCGCAATCTGCTCGCCGCCATCGACGCCAGCCGTACCCCGAGCCTGGCGCGCTTCATCTTCGCCCTGGGCATCCCCGAGGTGGGCGAGGAGACCGCCAAGCGCCTGGCGCGCGCCCTGGGCAGTCTGCAACGCATCCGCGAGGCCCTGCCCGAGGTGCTGGTCTATCTGCCGGACATCGGGCCGGAGGTGGCCTTCGAGATCCATAACTTCTTCCAGTCGGAACACAATCGCGACGTACTGGAAGCGCTGCTGGCCAATGGCATCCAACTGGCCGACGAAGGCGAGGTGCACGCCGAATTCTCCGGCTATGCCGCCTTCGCCGACTTCCTCGACCAGTTGCACATTCCCTACCTGGGCAAGACCGGCGCCAAGACGCTGGCTGCGGCCTTTCCCAGCCTGGCCGCGCTGATCAAGGGCTCCCAGGACTGGCTGACCTTCAAGACCCTATCCGGACTCAACGAAAGAGCCAAGCAGGGCCTGCGCGAATACTTCGCCGCGCCGGATAAGGTCGCCAAGGCGCTGGCCATCGAGGCGCAGCTCAAGGCCTTCGGCATGCACTGGGAGAGCACCCGGCAGGCCGTGCAGGGGCTGCCGTTCGCCGGCCAGACCTGGGTGCTCACCGGCACCCTGGAGGCCATGAGTCGCGACGAGGCCAAGGAGCGGCTGGAGGCGCTGGGCGCCAAGGTCTCGGGTTCGGTATCGGCCAAGACCGCCGTGGTGGTGGCCGGCCCGGGCGCCGGTTCCAAGCTGACCAAGGCGACGGAGCTCGGCGTCAAGGTGCTGGACGAAGCCGCCTTCCTGCAGATCCTGGAGGCTCAGGGCGGACGCTGA
- a CDS encoding glycosyltransferase family 1 protein, with protein sequence MSWAGPHTETIGKTAHPVRMAERPLDPGRPLLLCLAHLRWSFVYQRPQHEMVRFADHYNVLYCEEPLDAADDKAHLDVRVEENGVRVLVPRLPAGLSSEGRASAQRELLQTYLRELQMPVAVAWYFTPMALDYAGEIPAQTLVYDCMDELSAFRGAPPALLEREAQLLERADLVFTGGYSLYEAKRDRHPRVFPFPSSVDVAHFGQAREALPEPLDQADLAQPRLGFYGVIDERLDLALLAAVARLRPHWQWVMLGPVVKIAPDSLPQLPNLHYLGGKTYDELPAYLAGWDVALMPFALNEATRFISPTKTPEYLAGGCPVVSTPITDVVRSYGDSGVVWIAEGAEAFVSACEAALASQDQREAFLARADALLTGMSWDSTCDLMREKIQWR encoded by the coding sequence ATGAGTTGGGCCGGCCCTCATACCGAAACGATAGGCAAGACCGCACACCCGGTACGGATGGCGGAACGCCCCCTGGACCCAGGCAGACCCTTGTTGCTCTGCCTGGCGCATCTGCGCTGGAGCTTCGTCTACCAGCGTCCGCAACACGAGATGGTGCGCTTCGCCGATCACTACAACGTGCTCTATTGCGAAGAGCCCCTGGACGCGGCGGACGATAAGGCGCATTTGGACGTGCGCGTGGAAGAGAACGGCGTGCGGGTACTGGTACCGCGGTTGCCCGCAGGGCTGTCGAGCGAGGGGCGCGCGAGTGCCCAGCGAGAGCTCCTGCAGACCTATCTGCGCGAGTTGCAGATGCCGGTGGCGGTGGCCTGGTACTTCACGCCCATGGCACTCGATTACGCCGGCGAAATCCCTGCGCAGACCCTGGTATACGACTGCATGGACGAACTGTCCGCCTTTCGTGGCGCGCCTCCGGCGCTCTTGGAGCGGGAGGCGCAATTGCTTGAGCGCGCCGATCTGGTCTTCACCGGCGGCTACAGCCTCTACGAAGCCAAGCGCGACCGGCATCCACGGGTATTTCCCTTTCCCAGCAGCGTGGACGTGGCGCATTTCGGCCAGGCCCGCGAAGCCTTGCCGGAACCCCTCGATCAAGCGGACCTGGCGCAGCCGCGACTGGGCTTCTATGGCGTGATCGACGAGCGCCTGGATCTTGCGCTGCTGGCGGCGGTGGCCCGGCTGCGGCCGCACTGGCAGTGGGTGATGCTGGGGCCGGTGGTCAAGATCGCGCCCGACAGCCTGCCGCAATTGCCCAATCTGCACTACCTGGGCGGCAAGACCTACGATGAATTGCCCGCCTACCTGGCCGGCTGGGACGTGGCCCTGATGCCCTTCGCCTTGAACGAAGCCACACGCTTCATCAGCCCCACCAAGACCCCCGAATACCTGGCGGGGGGCTGTCCGGTGGTCTCGACACCCATCACCGATGTGGTGCGTAGCTATGGCGACAGCGGCGTGGTCTGGATCGCCGAGGGCGCCGAGGCCTTCGTCTCTGCCTGCGAGGCGGCGCTGGCCAGTCAAGATCAGCGCGAAGCCTTTCTGGCGCGTGCCGATGCCCTGCTGACCGGGATGTCCTGGGACAGCACCTGTGACCTGATGCGGGAGAAGATCCAATGGCGGTAA
- the glf gene encoding UDP-galactopyranose mutase: MAVTALERFDYLIVGAGFAGSVLAERLAAGLGKRVLVVDRRPHIGGNAYDHYDDAGVLVHRYGPHIFHTNSQRIVDYLSRFTEWRPYEHRVLAEVDGQQVPIPINLTTLNRLYGLELDEAGAEAFLAARAEPVEDIRTSEDVVINQVGRELYETFFRGYTRKQWGLDPSQLDRSVTARVPTRTTTDDRYFGDTFQQMPLHGFTRMFERMLDHPNIKVMVNTDYREIRDLIPHEHLVYSGPIDEFFDYRFGRLPYRSLTFKHETRDEPRFQPVAVVNYPSETVPYTRITEYKHLTGQSHARTSLTYEYPSAEGEPYYPIPRPENAELYRRYQHLAEATPHVIFIGRLGTYRYYNMDQVVGQALAAYKRIEEAERGPAAGESAEHHESLARQAP, encoded by the coding sequence ATGGCGGTAACGGCGCTGGAGCGTTTCGATTATCTGATCGTGGGGGCTGGCTTCGCCGGCAGCGTGCTGGCGGAGCGTCTCGCCGCCGGGCTGGGCAAGCGCGTGCTGGTGGTGGATCGGCGGCCGCATATCGGCGGCAATGCCTACGACCACTACGACGATGCCGGCGTCCTGGTGCATCGCTATGGTCCGCATATCTTCCATACCAATTCCCAGCGCATCGTCGACTACCTGTCGCGCTTCACCGAATGGCGTCCCTACGAGCATCGGGTGCTGGCCGAGGTCGACGGCCAGCAGGTGCCCATTCCGATCAACCTGACCACCCTCAATCGGCTCTACGGTCTGGAACTGGACGAAGCCGGCGCCGAGGCCTTCCTCGCGGCGCGGGCCGAGCCGGTGGAGGATATCCGTACCTCGGAAGACGTGGTGATCAACCAGGTGGGGCGCGAGCTCTACGAGACCTTTTTCCGCGGCTATACCCGCAAGCAGTGGGGCCTGGACCCCTCGCAGCTGGATCGCTCGGTGACGGCGCGGGTGCCGACCCGCACCACCACCGACGACCGCTATTTCGGCGACACCTTCCAGCAGATGCCGCTGCATGGCTTCACCCGGATGTTCGAGCGGATGCTGGACCATCCCAACATCAAGGTGATGGTCAACACCGACTACCGCGAGATCCGCGACCTGATCCCGCACGAGCATCTGGTCTACAGCGGGCCGATCGACGAATTCTTCGACTATCGCTTCGGGCGCCTGCCGTATCGCTCCCTGACCTTCAAGCACGAGACGCGGGACGAGCCGCGGTTCCAGCCGGTCGCCGTAGTCAACTACCCCAGCGAGACAGTGCCCTATACTCGTATCACCGAGTACAAGCACCTCACCGGTCAGAGCCACGCGCGCACCAGCCTGACCTACGAATACCCCAGCGCGGAGGGCGAGCCCTATTACCCGATCCCGCGCCCGGAGAATGCCGAGCTCTATCGGCGTTACCAGCACCTGGCGGAAGCGACGCCCCACGTCATCTTCATCGGCCGGCTGGGGACCTATCGTTACTACAACATGGACCAGGTGGTGGGCCAGGCGCTGGCTGCCTACAAGCGCATCGAGGAAGCGGAGCGCGGGCCGGCGGCAGGGGAGAGCGCCGAACACCACGAAAGCCTGGCGCGGCAGGCGCCGTGA
- a CDS encoding beta-glucosidase, protein MTPDAPFQSFFMAGFECSCHRRADGRRLDLLASTAHDRWAAQDYDAVAAQGLRTVRDGIRWHRVESQPGQYDWTSVLPQLRAAQTAGVQVIWDLCHYGWPDYLDIWRPAFVEAFARFAAAFARLLREEGETQPCLAPINEISYWAWAGGDQGLFNPTARGRGQELKHQLVRASIAAIEAIRAELPGTRFVAVDPLINVVARRPEQREVAEAHRQAQFEAWDLLSGRQWPGLGGRPDYLDILGLNYYSDNQWYLGGGTLAPEDPAYRPLQGILAEVHQRYGRPLLIAETGAEGPLRASWLDYVADQVGRAVRQGVPVQGICLYPVLDYPGWNDDRLCPTGLFGIADGAGRRTLYAPLAEVLQRHRQSLEGRSPA, encoded by the coding sequence ATGACCCCTGACGCCCCGTTCCAGAGTTTCTTCATGGCCGGTTTCGAATGCTCCTGCCACCGCCGGGCCGATGGTCGGCGGCTGGACTTGCTCGCCAGCACCGCCCACGACCGCTGGGCGGCGCAGGACTATGACGCCGTGGCGGCCCAGGGCCTGCGTACCGTGCGGGACGGCATCCGCTGGCACCGCGTGGAAAGCCAGCCGGGGCAATACGACTGGACGAGCGTCCTGCCGCAACTCCGGGCGGCGCAGACGGCCGGCGTCCAGGTGATCTGGGACCTCTGCCACTACGGCTGGCCCGACTACCTGGATATCTGGCGCCCGGCCTTCGTCGAGGCCTTTGCCCGCTTCGCCGCGGCCTTCGCCCGGCTATTGCGGGAGGAGGGCGAGACCCAGCCGTGCCTGGCGCCCATCAACGAAATCTCCTACTGGGCCTGGGCCGGGGGCGACCAGGGACTGTTCAATCCCACGGCCCGCGGACGCGGCCAGGAACTCAAGCACCAGCTGGTGCGGGCCAGCATCGCCGCCATCGAGGCGATTCGTGCCGAGCTGCCCGGTACGCGCTTCGTCGCGGTCGATCCGCTCATCAACGTGGTGGCCCGCCGCCCCGAGCAACGCGAGGTGGCCGAGGCCCACCGCCAGGCCCAATTCGAAGCCTGGGACCTGCTCAGTGGCCGCCAGTGGCCGGGCCTGGGCGGTCGCCCCGACTACCTGGACATCCTTGGCCTGAATTACTACTCGGACAACCAGTGGTATCTCGGCGGTGGCACCCTGGCGCCGGAAGATCCGGCCTATCGACCGTTGCAGGGCATCCTGGCCGAAGTCCACCAGCGATACGGTCGCCCGCTGCTGATCGCCGAGACCGGCGCGGAAGGCCCGTTGCGGGCGAGTTGGCTGGACTACGTCGCCGACCAGGTCGGGCGCGCCGTCCGCCAGGGCGTGCCGGTGCAGGGCATCTGTCTCTATCCGGTGCTCGACTATCCCGGCTGGAACGATGACCGCCTCTGTCCCACCGGGCTGTTCGGCATCGCCGATGGGGCAGGGCGGCGCACCCTCTATGCGCCGCTCGCCGAGGTCTTGCAGCGGCATCGCCAAAGCCTGGAAGGCAGGAGTCCTGCATGA
- the galE gene encoding UDP-glucose 4-epimerase GalE: protein MLMITGGAGYIGSHTTLELLRAGHEVVILDNLVNSRQEAVQRIATLAGRAPRFVQGDVRDRPLLDRLLRELPITGVLHFAGLKAVGESVQHPLRYFDNNVGGTLVLCQAMAAAGVHQLVFSSSATVYGHCTPPISESCPTAEPTNPYGQSKLMAEQVLRGLATADPHWSIAVLRYFNPIGAHPSGLIGEDPQGTPNNLVPYLLQVASGRRPWLEIYGDDYPTTDGTGIRDYLHVQDLARGHLAALNALAERPGVSLWNLGTGRGHSVREVVATLERQLGRTIPCRVAPRRAGDVTLCWADPDKAWRELGWRAERELSTMLEDAWRWQSLNPQGYRKTSKATIAVEEPVQEKEPSRAPNSRFA, encoded by the coding sequence ATGTTGATGATCACGGGTGGCGCAGGATACATAGGTTCTCATACGACACTGGAGTTGCTGCGGGCGGGCCATGAGGTGGTGATCCTGGACAACCTGGTCAACAGCCGGCAGGAAGCGGTGCAACGGATCGCCACCCTGGCCGGGCGCGCGCCGCGCTTCGTGCAGGGTGATGTCCGCGATCGGCCGCTGCTGGATCGGCTGCTGCGGGAATTGCCGATCACCGGGGTGCTGCACTTCGCCGGCCTCAAGGCGGTCGGCGAAAGCGTCCAGCACCCCTTGCGCTACTTCGACAACAACGTCGGCGGCACCCTGGTGCTCTGCCAGGCCATGGCCGCTGCCGGCGTGCATCAGCTGGTCTTCAGTTCGTCAGCCACGGTCTATGGGCACTGCACTCCGCCAATCAGCGAAAGCTGTCCGACCGCCGAGCCCACCAATCCCTACGGCCAGTCGAAACTCATGGCCGAGCAGGTCCTACGCGGGCTGGCGACGGCCGATCCACACTGGTCCATCGCCGTGTTGCGCTACTTCAACCCCATCGGTGCCCACCCCTCCGGCTTGATCGGCGAAGACCCCCAGGGCACACCGAACAACCTGGTGCCCTACCTGCTGCAGGTGGCCAGCGGCCGGCGACCCTGGCTGGAGATCTATGGCGATGACTACCCCACCACCGATGGCACCGGTATCCGCGACTACCTCCACGTACAGGATCTGGCACGGGGGCACCTGGCGGCCTTGAACGCCCTGGCGGAACGTCCCGGGGTCTCGCTCTGGAATCTGGGCACCGGCCGGGGACATTCGGTCCGGGAAGTCGTGGCCACCCTCGAACGCCAACTGGGCCGCACCATCCCCTGCCGCGTCGCACCCCGCCGCGCGGGCGACGTAACGCTCTGCTGGGCCGACCCGGACAAGGCCTGGCGTGAACTAGGCTGGCGCGCCGAGCGCGAACTTTCCACCATGCTGGAAGATGCCTGGCGTTGGCAGTCGCTCAATCCCCAGGGTTATCGGAAAACGTCCAAGGCGACTATTGCCGTGGAAGAACCCGTTCAGGAAAAAGAACCGTCCCGGGCACCGAACTCTCGTTTCGCTTGA
- a CDS encoding ABC transporter ATP-binding protein, protein MKASARRERRRAEWPLPERVGAFLWRYVRLRPWHFGGLLLLVIGAATCAVAVQYGMKLLVDAMADPGHRAQVWSPFWLFISLIVLENLFWRCGGWLGCRTVVASCADMRVDLFRYLTGHPMHYFAQHFAGALGNRVSATGMAAGAIYGGLAWKIMPPCVDFIGAVVVLCTVDLRMAAALVAFVVIVALVITTFGIRGRARHQRFAAQSARVSGELVDLVQNVWTIKAFSAREREVQRFAQAVGVEARAQRRSWMHLEKARVLHDTCLSLMAGGMLAWAIALWTRGGITAGDVVMVSALTFRILHGSRDLALALVDTTQQLGAIGETLRILIQPHAQSDVERPLVQARGALRFEGVHYRYPDGRQVFQGLSLQVPAGQKVGLVGPSGAGKSTLIGLLQRLDDVQLGQIRIDGEDIRSVSQDSLRQRIAVVPQETALFNRSIRENIRYGRPEASDAEVEEAARHAYCDDFIRQLPQGYDTPVGERGVLLSGGQRQRLGIARAFLKDAPILILDEATSALDSHSETVIQRALLELMEGRTVLAVAHRLSTLSGFDRILVLEQGVIVEDGPPQQLREDDGRFAALWELQAAQ, encoded by the coding sequence ATGAAGGCGTCCGCTCGACGTGAGCGCCGGCGGGCCGAGTGGCCCCTGCCGGAGCGGGTCGGCGCCTTCCTCTGGCGCTATGTCCGCCTGCGGCCCTGGCATTTCGGCGGCCTGCTGTTGCTGGTGATAGGGGCGGCGACCTGTGCGGTGGCGGTGCAGTACGGCATGAAGCTGCTGGTCGATGCCATGGCCGATCCCGGACACCGCGCCCAGGTGTGGAGTCCGTTCTGGCTGTTCATCTCGCTGATCGTCCTGGAAAACCTATTCTGGCGCTGTGGCGGCTGGCTCGGTTGCCGCACGGTGGTGGCCAGTTGCGCGGACATGCGCGTCGACCTGTTCCGTTACCTCACCGGGCACCCGATGCACTATTTCGCCCAGCACTTCGCCGGGGCCCTGGGCAATCGGGTCTCCGCCACCGGGATGGCCGCGGGTGCCATCTATGGCGGCCTGGCCTGGAAGATCATGCCGCCCTGCGTCGATTTCATCGGCGCGGTGGTGGTGCTCTGCACCGTGGATCTGCGCATGGCCGCGGCGCTGGTCGCCTTCGTGGTGATCGTGGCCCTGGTGATCACCACCTTCGGCATCCGCGGGCGGGCGCGTCACCAGCGCTTCGCCGCCCAGTCGGCCCGGGTCAGTGGCGAGCTGGTGGACCTGGTACAGAACGTCTGGACCATCAAGGCCTTTTCCGCACGGGAGCGCGAGGTGCAGCGCTTCGCCCAGGCGGTCGGCGTGGAAGCCCGCGCCCAAAGACGCAGCTGGATGCACCTGGAGAAGGCCCGGGTGCTGCACGACACCTGCCTGTCGCTGATGGCCGGTGGCATGCTGGCCTGGGCCATTGCCCTCTGGACCCGCGGCGGCATCACCGCGGGGGACGTGGTCATGGTCAGTGCCCTGACCTTTCGTATCCTGCACGGCTCCCGGGATCTGGCCCTGGCGCTGGTGGATACCACCCAGCAACTGGGCGCCATCGGCGAAACCCTGCGCATCCTCATCCAGCCGCACGCCCAAAGCGACGTCGAGCGGCCACTGGTGCAGGCGCGCGGTGCCCTGCGCTTCGAGGGGGTGCACTATCGTTATCCCGATGGTCGTCAGGTATTCCAGGGCCTCAGTCTACAGGTGCCGGCCGGGCAGAAGGTCGGGTTGGTCGGCCCCTCGGGAGCGGGAAAATCCACCCTGATCGGCCTGCTGCAGCGCCTCGACGATGTGCAACTGGGCCAGATCCGCATCGACGGCGAGGACATCCGCTCGGTGAGCCAGGACAGCCTGCGCCAGCGCATCGCCGTGGTGCCCCAGGAAACGGCACTGTTCAATCGCAGCATTCGCGAGAACATCCGCTATGGCCGCCCCGAGGCCAGCGATGCCGAGGTGGAGGAGGCCGCCCGTCATGCCTACTGCGACGACTTCATCCGCCAGCTACCCCAGGGCTACGACACCCCGGTCGGCGAGCGCGGGGTGCTGCTGTCCGGCGGCCAGCGCCAACGCCTCGGCATCGCCCGGGCCTTTCTCAAGGACGCCCCCATCCTCATCCTCGACGAGGCGACCTCGGCGCTGGATAGTCACTCCGAGACGGTCATCCAGCGGGCGCTGCTGGAGCTGATGGAAGGGCGTACCGTCTTGGCGGTAGCCCATCGACTCTCCACCCTGAGCGGCTTCGATCGCATCCTGGTGCTGGAGCAGGGCGTCATCGTCGAGGATGGGCCGCCGCAACAATTGCGCGAGGATGACGGCCGGTTCGCCGCACTCTGGGAGTTGCAGGCGGCGCAGTAG